Part of the Sphingobacterium sp. LZ7M1 genome, TGGGCAGGGCATTGACAAGTCTATCGATTTCTTGCAATAATTCGGTGTAGATTACGAGGCGGTCTATATCTTGGGGATCTTTTTCATCAAATCCCGTAATTCTCCAATACCTTTGACTTATTTCAGTCCTTCTATGTTCGTTGATCAATTTATTTCTCACGGCAGTATATAGGAAGGATTTAATGGCCGATGGGTTGCTGGATATTTTAGATTTGTTCAATAGGTAAGAAGTGAATGCGTCCTGTGTTAGATCTTCTGCGCGTTCATAATCCCCTGTTAATTTGAATGCATAAAAATTTATGAATTTGTAATATTTGATATACAAATTTTTGTCAGACATATTGACTGGAGTGTTCATTTTTGAATGATAAAGGTATTGTTATAATGGTTTAATATGAATAAATATATGTAATTAAAAATTAAATATATTGCATGATATTGAAAAAGAGTTTTATAGTTTGATGCTTCAGCGCTTAAAGCCTGAAAACAGAAAATTATTCGATTCTTCTAAAATCGAATTGTAAAAATTAAGAAGTGTAATGGGGTTGGTTTTGTAAATGGGGGAGGGGTAAAAAAAATGATGGTGGATTTTAATCCTCTTCTGAATTAAAATCATCACCATCATACAGGAATTCTATCAATATAGAATTCGATTCTTGTGTCAATACTTCGTCTTTTATCATCTTTAATAAATTTTATTATCAAAAATATAAATAGACTTTAATCTGTGTATTAATTCGGTGTTAAGTTTGTGTAATTAACATTGGAAAAGGCTAGACTATAATTTGGTCTGCTTTCCAATATCGATTTATTCTTTATCCTTTCTAATGTAGCCTGACACCAGGTATTGCTGAAATTATTCGTTTCTCTTGATAAGCTGTCATTTTGTAAGTATGTTCCATCGGTTGGGATTCCATACAGGTAAATAAGCCCATTCTGTATATTGCCAATAAGTTTTCCTTCCTTATCAACAGCTATTTTTCCATTACTATAGTTTCCATTGACAATTTCCTGCACATATCCTTTCCTTCGCATCCGTTCGTATAGCTTGTTGTTTTTTAGCTTCAGGTTGCCTTTTGGTATCCGGGCATCGATCAGGAAATTAAATTCTTTTTCTACATAGGAATTCTTTAATAGTAATGCTTCTGGTTGGACTTCGATAACTGGTTCTTCAGAAAACATAAACTTTACATAGCCATCCTTGGCCAAGCAGAACAATTTATCGATACTATCCCTTGGAGGTCCAAAAGCGGTATGGTTAATGAATCCTTGCCAATATTTTTCAAAGGATTCCTGGGATTCCTCGTCAAAACCATTATGGGAGAAGAGCTCGGCAATAAGGTAGAAGCCTTCCCGAATTGCTGCAATTGCAGCAGCCATTGGACTTTTTAGCTCACCTTGTTCTGAAAGCTTCATGCTGTAAATGCTAAGATCGACAATGAACTCATGGTAATTTGTTTCCATCTGCACCTTAGAATAGGTCATCGGATCGATGAGTGCGGAGATAGAAAAAAGTTTGGTCGCATCAAAAGTGTCAATGAATTCCAGGATTTCTGCTGAAGTCAGCTCTTGGGTCGCATGTGTATAGGTGTAGAAGGCCAATTGTGCTTCAAGGTTATAGGTAGGCAGTATATCCCTTTCAAAATTTAGGGGTTCATTTCTACTTTTCAACAAATTGAGCCAGTCCTCATTCATTATTTTTAGTTCATATTTATTTCCATTCCAGAATGCATTTCGCGGTAGCATAGGGAGGTTTCTTCTTGAAAAAGGATAGATAATAGGTTCATATCCAGATGGAAGATAGCGGTATTCATGGTCCTGTTTATAAAATATTCCTCCTCGGCCTTCAGTAAGGTGTAGGACAGCATCCATAAAGGTCAAGCCTATTCCTTTGATGGCAACATCGACCTGTGCTGGAATCTCATCCAATAGCTCCACAGGGTAAGTTTGCGGAAGATAGAGGATGTTTTCATTGCAATCAGATGCTAAAAGATCTTCTTCCTCCATATTGGAATAACTATGGCCAGTACAAAAAATCGCTGATTCGTATTGGAAGGGCAAAGTCATTTTCGAACTTGTCAGTTGTACTCTGTCCATGTGTATATCCATGTCCAAGATATTGCTGTTGACCAGGTTGACTTCAATCTGATTGGGTTTATGGCTTAAGGTCTTGTGCAAAGCATCCATTAAGTAGAGCCCCATCAGCTCCCTAGAACAGAAGTCAGAAGGGTTAGGGCTGCTTTCTGCAGATTTGTTTTGATGGATCCAATCAATAAGTTTTAATCTGTTTGGAATATAATGTGACGATTCCGGCTCTTCCCAACAGCTTATTTCTGCTATGCAATCATTCATGATGAGATAGGAAGGCAGGGTAGGTTGGAAGTGAGGTCCAGAGGCAAATTCTCGGTTGTGATTAAACCAATGAATGTTGATGGGTTTATGGATGTTTTGGTCTATAGCTTTAGAAATAAAACGGTCTAGAGCATAAAAACCTTTGGGACCACCTCCAATAATAGCAATGTAAATTGCGTCTGATTTTTCGGCAGGCAATTCCTCGTCATTCACAATTTGGCTGTAAATGTGTTTAGGCACCTTACTCAGGTGTGGGTCTAGATATGCAGAATTCCAAATCATAATCTAATTTTTTATTAATCATTGGAGCTCAATTAAATTCACTAATAGATATAAAGCGTTTTAGTGCAATGCAAATCTTGCTATGATTGGATAATCATAGCCTAACAGTTTAGATTCACTTGTTTAGAAATTCACTTTTTTTGCTTCAATCAATGTTTTAACCCTTTGGATAAATTCATACCCCTCCAAGGACATCTAACTGATATCTCCAAAATTGTTAATTACTAAATCACATTAATAATATTTGTACCTTATTAAGCTAGACAAGCGTTAATGTGCCACTTGTTTCGCAATCTTTTTAACAAAGATTTAGTTTTGTGTGATGTAGTAAATATAACAGTAAATAACCATAAACGTTTTAGAGAAATGTGTTTTTTGAGTTTATTTTATTAATATTTTTTATCAATACCCTAATGTTAGGGTATAAAAAAAGGGATTTACGTTAAATCCCCTTTTATTTATTGCCTGAATGTGTTGAAATTGCTTATTCTTTGTTAATTAAATCGAAAGTATCCTTAATCAATTCAAAAGATTTCAATCTTTTTTGGTCATCATATATATAATTAGTGGTCATGATCTCTTGTGCATTTACCTCCTCAATCAATTCTTTAAGTGTCCTGGCCAATTGTTCAGGGTTGCCTGTATAGGTACTGGAAGTCATGGATTGGACTGCTTGCTCGATTTCAGGTATTCCGTGGAAAATGGGTTTTTCCGTTGGTGCTGATAAAGGCATCCTCCGGTTGGTCACTATTCCTGCAAAAAGGTTCTGCAAGCTGCTGGATAAAAATATGGCCTCTTCATTGGTCTCTGCTGCCACTATATTTACACAAACCATAAAATAAGGCTCCTGCAATTGTTCGGATGGTTTGAAGTTCATTCTATAGATATCGGCCGCAGCCTTTAACATATTTGGGGCGAAGTGTGCCGCAAATGCATAGGGTAAACCTAATTCCGCAGCAAGAAAGGCACTGTCCGTGCTGGACCCCAGAATCCAGATAGGGATTTCTAAACCTTCTCCAGGGAATGCGCGAACCTTGGAGCTGTGGTTGTCGGAACTGAAATAGCGTTGGAGGGACTGCACATCATCCTTGAAGTAAAATGCCGTATTTAAATTATTCCTCCTAAGTGCCATTGCGGTCACCTGATCGGTGCCGGGAGCTCGCCCAAGACCAAGATCAATTCGGTTGGGATAAATAGATTCTAAAGTTCCAAATTGTTCCGCAATCACCAAAGGGGAGTGGTTAGGGAGCATAATCCCTCCGGAACCAACCCTGATGTTTTGCGTTTGGCTCGCAATATGGCCGATCAAAACTGAAGTGGCCGAACTGGCAATAAATTCCATATTATGGTGTTCGGCGAGCCAGATCCTGGTATAACCTAGTTTGTCAATATGTTTGGCGCCTTCTGAAGCTCTTTCTATCGCTTCAGTGGCTGTATTATTCTTTCTTAAAGTGGCTAATTCCAGTAGAGAATATTGGATGTTCTTCATAAGGTAAATATACGTCTCAAATTACATTGAAATGGTAATCTTAATGTATGGAATTATTTAAGCTTTGTCACGATTCCTAAAATTTATAGAGAAGCAATGATGGTAGTCTAGTATTAACATAGGGTTTGAGGGATTTTTTATTTGAGTAAGTTCAAATTTTACCTTTCATTTTTAATCAAAATTGGAATAATTTTTAACATATATTGTCAATTTATTAAAGGATATTGTCATTTCATTTTAGCAAGGTAGAATTATCGCTACATTTTCATTTCAATTAAAATAATAAATACCTTAAAATCCCTTAAAAATCGCTAAAAACGTTGAAAAATGCATTTAAACTGTTTAAAGGCACATTATAGAAAAGGCTAGTATTTGCTGTATAAAATTGCTAAATTAATTATATCTATATTTTTCATTTTATTTAATTGAAAATAAGGTAGTTACAATTGTGTAAATTTTACAATATGCTAAATTTACTTTTTTTATTGCTAAAAATATATATAGCTTTGTTCGCAAAATAAATCCTATATATGACAAATTTAATCAGTAGTCAATTGGAGTCACTTGGGATCCGTCCTTCAAGTCCAATTTATTTTCAACTTCCAGTACCAGAACTGGTGGAAAGAGCGATTAAAAATAATGAAGCTTCCTTAACAGAAACAGGAGCATTGAGTTTCAAAACTGGCATTTTTACAGGGCGCTCGCCAGAGTCTAGATTTATCGTAAAAGACTCCGATACAGCAGAGCACGTAAATTGGGGAAAAGTGAACAAACCCATGAGCATCGAGCTGTTTGACCTGTTGCTGGCTAGAGTAACTGAATATCTTTCATTAAATCCCATTTATGTAAGATCGATACAAGCTTGTAATCATAAAGATTATTCCCAAAATGTACTTACGGTTACCCAAAGCCCTTGTCAGGATATTTTTGTGAACAATATGTTTATCAATGTAGATGTTGAAACGCAAGGACCAATCGATTGGACAGTCTTAGCAGCTTCAAATTTAAAAGTTGATGATTACCAGGCCTTGGGCTTGCCAACTTCACACTGTGTGGTTTTGGATCTAACCCGTAAAGTGGTTATCATCATCGGAACGGCATATACAGGAGAGATTAAGAAGGGGATTTTCTCTGCACTGAATTATTACTTGCCTTTAAAGCATAACGTGTTAACAATGCACTGTTCTGCAAATGTCGGTAAGAAAAACGACACTGCTTTATTCTTTGGCCTATCTGGGACGGGTAAAACAACGTTATCATCTGATCATGGTCGTTTATTGATCGGAGATGATGAGCATGGTTGGACGGAAAATGAGGTGTTTAACTTCGAAGGAGGTTGCTATGCGAAGGCCATTGGTTTGACGCAGCAACATGAACCACAAATCTTTAATGCTATCAAATTTGGTGCATTATTGGAGAACGTGAATTTTAAACCTGGAACTCGTGAAGCAGATTATGACGATAGCAGCATCACAGAAAACATGCGCGCTTCATACCCAATCGAATTTTTGGAAAATGTAAATCCTAGAGGATATGGTGCTTCACCAAAGCATATCTTCTTTTTGAGTGCGGATGCATTTGGAGTACTTCCTCCGATCTCCAAGCTTACTGCTGAACAGGCCATGTATTATTTTATCAATGGATATACAGCTAAAGTAGCAGGAACAGAAATGGGAGTAAAGACGCCTACGGCTACTTTCTCTGCTTGTTTTGGTGCTGCATTTATGCCATTGCATCCTATGCACTACGCGGAAATGTTAAGGAAGAAACTAGAAGAAAATCCGGATATCCAAGTTTGGTTGGTCAATACGGGTTGGGTAGCTGGTCCTTACGGCGTAGGAAGAAGGATACAGTTAAAATATACCCGTCAATTAATCCGTACCGCTATGGAGGGCCATATTGGCGAAGCAGGATATGAAAAACATCCGATTTTTAACCTTCAGATGCCAAGGGAATGTCCTGAAATCCCAACTAATCTATTAAATCCTAAACGCGTTTGGGACAATCCAGAAGCTTATGAGGAGTTAGCGGAAAAATTAAAGGGAATGTTTGATGAAAACTATGCTCAATTTATCCCGAAACCAGTTGAAAAGGTATTGAGTTAATAAAAAGAGAAATGGGAATTCAAACATTAGAGCAATTTATTTCTGAGCAACAAACTCAATTTCCTCAAGCAAAAGGAGAATTGACACGATTGCTACAAGGGATTTCTTTGGCCGCTAAAATTGTTCATAGGGAAGTAAATAAAGCTGGCTTGGCTGACATCCTAGGGAAGCAAGGTAATACCAATGCCCAAGGTGAGGAGCAACAAAAACTAGATGTATTTGCTGATCATTACTTTATGGATGCATTGGAACGAGTTGGCGAATGCTGCTATCTAGCTTCTGAAGAACATGAAGACGGAATAGATCTGACAAAACGAAATAAATATGCTGTAGGTAAGTATATGGTTTATTTTGATCCTTTGGATGGCTCTTCCAATATTGATGCAAATGTGTCAGTAGGTACTATTTTCTCCATCTATAAAAGAGTAAGCTCTGGAGAAGAGATCGAGAACATTGATTTTGCGCAGATCGGTAGAAAACAAGTTGCCGCAGGTTATGTGATCTATGGTTCTTCAACCATGCTTGTTTATACTACTGGAAAGGGAGTGAATGGCTTTACCTTGGATCCATCTATTGGAGAATTCTGTCTTTCCCATCCAGGTTTAAGGATTCCTGAAAATGGGAAGACCTATTCTGTAAATGAAAGCAATTACAACCAGTTTTCCCTAGCGATAAAACAATACCTGCAATTCTGCAAAGAAATCGATAAAGATACCAACCGACCATATTCTTCTCGATATATTGGTTCCTTAGTGGCCGATTTTCATAGGAATATGATTCAAGGAGGTCTGTTCTTATATCCGGATACCTATCAGTATCCGAATGGGAAACTTCGGTTGATGTATGAATGTAATCCATTGGCATTTATTGCTGAACAAGCTGGTGGTAAAGCTACAACCGGTGAGATGCCAATCTTGGACATTGAACCTGTCGAATTGCATCAAAGGACTCCGTTGATCATCGGAAGTAAGAACATGGTTGAAAAGGTAGAACAATTTATTGCAGAATATTCAAGTGTAGAACCGTCTTTTGTATAGGGTATTATTTAAGTAATTGAAAATAATTATGTTTGCAGAAAAATCTAATTATGAAAATACTATTTGCTGTACTGTGTCTGTTCTGCTTTCAGCTTTCCTATGCCCAAGATAGATTACCTCTGTTTTTAAAAGGTCATTGGGAAATACAGGGAAGCAATAGCGAAGAACATTGGGATGTTCTTTCTGACAAGAGCATGAAAGGCTTTGGTTACAAAATTGATGGTGCTATTCCTCAGGTTTCTGAATACCTGGATATCCAATTGAAAAAAGGTAAAGTGGTCTTGATGGCTACGGTAGTGGGTCAGAATAAGGGATTGCCAATTGAATTTACTGCCGAAGGAAAACCATCTGATAAGGAGATCAAGTTTGTGAATCATAAGCATGATTTCCCGCAAGAAATTACCTATAGCAAGGCTTCAGACTCTACAGGGAATTTGATTGTAAAAATCGTTGGTCAAGGAAAGGAACATACGCAAATCTTTCTTCCTAAGAAGGTTTCAGGTGCAAAGCAGGATACTGTCTATGATGAAGCTTTAGCACAGAAGTTAGGTTCAGATGAATACGGTATGAAATCCTACTTTTATGTGGTTTTGAAGACTGGAGAAAATAAAGATCAGGACAAAGATTTGATCAATACGGCTTTCAAAGGCCATATGGATAATATCAACAGGTTGGTTAAGGAAGAGAAGCTGATCGTTGCTGGTCCTTTTGGGAAGAATTCGGATCAATATAGGGGTCTATTTATTCTAAACAATATAAAGACAGAAGAGGAAGCGAAAGCAATTCTGGAAACTGATCCAGCTATAAAAGCGGGGTACCTGGCTTATTCTATTTATACCTGGTATGGTTCAGCGGCACTTCCAATGTATCTTCCATATTCAGAGAAAATTACCAAATCCAAATTCTAATATAGTTAAAACAGATTCGGCCAGTCATTGCTCTGCAAGACTGGCCGAGTTTTTTATTTAAATATTGTGATTTATTTAACTCCCATTTCTTGGATGATGAATTGGGCATTGTCAACCTTATCTGCTATCCATAACACATAACGGATATCGACACCGATCGAACGACTGTAGCTCTCGTTCCAAGCGAAATCATTGATAGTAGCATCATAAGCTCTATCGAAGTTCACTCCGATCAATTCGCCGTAAGCATTCATGATAGGAGATCCTGAGTTTCCGCCCGTAGTGTCCATGTTATATAGGATGTTAACAGGTACATCATTCAAATCCTTTTTAAAGTAGTTTCCGAAGTTCTTGTCCAGCCAATTGGTCTTGATTGCTTCAGGATAGGTGAATTCATTTAAACCTGAGTTACCCTTTTCAATGATTCCTTTTACGGTAGTGAAGGGTTCCATGTAGGTGGCATCTGCAGGACTATAGCCCTTTATGTTTCCAAATGTCAACCTTAAAGTTGAATTCGCATCAGGGATAAAGCTTTTTGATTGGAACTTTTCTTTTACGGCAATATAATCCGCCATTAACTTGTTCAAATTACCTTCTCTTCTTTTTTGTTCCGCATAGAATGGCTGCATTTCCGTTTCCAGTTCTTTTTGAAACTTCATTAAATCATCTGAATACTTTAAGAAAGAATTTACATCCTTTAGGACCGTGTTCTCAAAATACTCTTGATTAGACAGTTTGGAATCTTCGATGGCCTTGCTGATATAATCAGAAGCAGCCTGTTCGTTACTGAATTTGTGAGCTGCAACAAATGGAAGGGCATTGCCATCTTTTAATTGGTAAGCTTGAGCAAACATGCTGCTTGCAATACTTTTATCTACATTTAGATTGAAGCTTTCATAAAGGCCAGCTAACTGTTTCTTGAAATTATCAATATTGGCCTTGTACAATTCTTCCTTACGTTTACTTGATAGTTCTTTGTTAATAGCATCTTGAAAGCTATTGGTCAAGGAAGCAAATTGTAAGGATCGAATTCCAGAATAGATGTTGTTATACCATAATTCTTTTTCTGCATTTTGGAAAACCAATCCGTAGTGTTGGCCTATATCTTTCATCAAAGAACCATATTGAGCTTTTAACGCGGCATCATTCTCAATGAATTTTGCCAATTCCTCATCCTCCTTGATCTTGGTGTTGACAAGGTCGATGTTTCTCAAGCCTTTCAATTTACCTCTGTAATTCTTCATTACATTTGCATTCCTCTTGATCCTTGTTGCAAGTGCCAATTCAGTAGCTTTATCATCTTTTCCTGCAAGTAGCATCTGCTGATTTTGGAAATCATAAAGTTCTGAGGTGTAAGGCAATAAATATTGCTGCTGATATTCAATATACTGGGCAGGTCTATGACGGAAAGTACGACCAGGGTAGCCAAGGATAAAAACGAAATCATTTTCATTTACACCTTTAGGATTTACCTTTAAATGTTTCTTTGGTTTATAAGGGACATTATCTTTAGAATATTTCGCAGAAGAACCATCCTTGGCAACATAGGCTCTCAAGAAAGAGAAGTCACCTGTATGTCTAGGCCATACCCAGTTGTCCGTCTCACCACCGAACTCTCCAATGTTCTGTCTAGGGATATAAACCAATCGCACATCTTCTATGGTTTTATATTTGAACAATACATAGCTCTTGCCAATGAACATCTCAGAAACTTCAGCCTTGATGGTTGGATCTTGGGCTTCAGCTTCTTTTGCAATTTCTTTTCTTTTGTTGGTAATGATATCGATACGCTGGCTAGGGTCAGTGACATTTGCAACAGCTTCCAAAATTCTCTGGGATACATCTTCATAAGAGTCCGTAATCCGGATATTCAGTCCCTTGGCTTCGATTTCTTGCTCATGCGAATTCGCGACGAATCCATTTTCTAAATAATTGTGTTCGGGTGTGGAGGCTAATTGAACGGCACTGAAAGCACAGTGATGGTTGGTGATGATCAATCCATTCGGAGAGACAAATGAGCCAGAACAACCACTAACCTGTACCAAGGCATCGACTAGGCCTATCTGTCCGGGATTATAGATCTCCTTTTCGCTAATTTTTAATCCTGCTTTTTTCAGACCGGCTTTGCCCAGTTCGCTCAAAGGGAACATCCCTTCATCAGGAATGGCATTCGGAATGATGACCGTTCCGGTGGTTAAGAAAGCAGCAATTATCCCTGCTTTGATAAAGTTTAACATAACTATAGATTTTGTTTCATCCCAAAAATACTAAATGTTAATTGGCAAAACAGATTTATTGCTGTAATACCTGGGGTATTATTTAACTATTCGATAAATGGTTCCTATATTTGCAGAAAATAGGGAATTTTATTCACGCTAATTTAATAATAGGAACCTTAGCCTTTATAAATAGCAAACATTAATCTTTAGCTATCTAAAAGGGGAAATGACCAACGAATGAGACAAAAATTTCTAAAGAAACTAGAGGCTTTAAATAGGTGGAGAATGCAGAAGATTTCGAACAGAAATTTTCTAATCGTTCTAGCCTTTGTGGTGGGTATTGTAGGTGGGTTGGCAGCTGCTCTCTTGAAAGGATTAACTCATTTTATCGCGGCCAAACTACAGGATGATCTTGAATGGCATTTCAAATATTCCCTTTATTTGATATTTCCGCTGATCGGTATTTTCCTGAGTGTGCTATATGTCCGCAAGTTCATAAAGGGAAAAAAGCTTGAGCACGGAATCACACCAATCATTTACGCCATTTCCCGACGGTCCAGTCGAATCGATCTACATAATATTTATTCCCAAATTGTTACCAGTGCCATTACGGTTGGCTTTGGAGGGTCTTCAGGTTTGGAGGCACCGATTGCCTATTCCGGTTCCGCCATTGGTTCCAATATTGGACGGTTCTTCGGATTGAGCTATAAGGAAGTTACGATGCTTTTGGCATGTGGAGCTGCAGCAGGGATATCCGGAGCATTTAATAGTCCCGTTGCTGGGATGGTATTTGCCATTGAAATCCTATTGCCCGAGTTCTCAATCCCCGTCTTTATTCCATTGTTGATTTCCTCTGCCTTAGCTGCGGTTATCTCAAGGATCTTATACAGCGAACCTTTGTTCCATACTGCTGCAACAGATTGGGAGGTGAGCTCGATATTCTTTTACATTCTATTAGCCGTTTTGGTCGGCCTCTATACCATCTATTTCTCCAAGATCAGCCAAGTAGTAAAGAATTGGTTTTCGAAAATCAAGAATCCATATAATAAGGTATGGGTCAGTGGGATTTCCTTGGGAGTCATGATCTTCGTATTCCCCGCCTTATATGGAGAGGGCTATCTGACCATACAGCAGATCCTTGATGGGCACTTTAACTCGATTGTCAAGAATTCCCTGTTTTCAGATTATCGAGACATGGCCTGGGTAGTTGTTTGTTATACAGTTTTGGTTCTATTTGGTAAATCCTTTGCATCACTATTTACAATCAATGGGGGAGGAAACGGAGGTATCTTTGGACCTAGTTTGGTCATGGGTGGATTGATAGGCTTTGCCTTCGCCTATGGCATGAACCAAACTGGCTTTGTGCAACTCAATGTTCCTAATTTCGTGATGGCTGGTATGGCCGCCGCACTTGCAGGAATTATGCATGCGCCGTTGACAGGAATTTTTCTTATTGCCGAAATCACCGGCGGATATACTTTGATGGTACCCTTGATGTTGGTTGCTTCGATTTCTTACTTAATCAATCGAGGGGTGATGAAGCACTCTGTCTATACCAAAGTATTGGCAGAATCCGGAGATCTTCTTTCTTACAAAGATAAAGACCGTACTGTTCTCAGTATGATGAAACTGAGGTATGTGCTTGAAACCAATTTTGTTGTTTTGAGACCGGATCAGACCCCATTGGACCGTCAATCGGATATTTTACATTCCAAACGGAATATATTCCCAATCGTTGACGAAAAAGGAAAACTTCTAGGGATCCTATATAGTGAGCGATTATTTTCCATTCTATTAGGTGAAGAAGAGGGAAGAGATAAAACTTTTGCCACTTTAGCTCAAAAGCCTAATGATATCATTATTGAAACGGAGAATATGGAGCATGTGATGACGAAGATGAATAAAGAGGATGTTTGGATCCTTCCAGTGGTCAATAAGGATGAACAATACCTAGGTTTTATATCAAAGTCTTCTGTTTTCAATAAATATCGCGGGCTTTTAATTAGACAAGGCCAATATTTGGAGTAATCCTATCGATTTGACCAAAATATGTTGCTTTGTTTACCATCTGTAGCAATAATATTCCCTCTAAATTTCGTTGAAATCATACAAAGGATTGCCTTTGACTGCTGATTTTCCAATTGGTTTAATTGAAAAAAATAAAGAAATCCCTTTTTTATTTTTTTCAAATGCATGGTTTTAGCCTTTGAAAACCAACGATTTATAGCTTAAATGTCTTAGAATTAACAAAATATTAACTAAAGTATAATCTGTTAACAAATGTTAAACGGTACAATAATTGTTAAATGATACGTTAATAAGATGGAAGTGTAATAAAAATATTACGAATACAAAGTACAAAATCGGAAAATTACTGTGAAGAAAACAAAGTTATCAATTTTAAAAGCAACATTATTATTAATAGGAACAGTAGGCATCATGTCCAGTTGTTCTGAAAGTAAATCCAAAGAAAAAGAAGATACCGCAAAACCCATGGCATTACCAGTTTATACCGTCGATAAATCAGACGCTGTAACGGTAAAAGATTACCTAGGTACCATAGAAGGTAAGGTAAATGTTGAAGTACGTCCTCAAGTAGAGGGTTTGCTGCAGGAAATCTATGTAGATGAAGGTGCTTATGTTCAAAAAGGGCAGAAGCTATTCAAAATAGATCCATCTTTCTATCAAGAGGATTTAAATAATATGTATGCTGCAGAGAAAGTGGCGCAAGCCAAATTAAAGAATGCGAAGTTAGAAGTTGACCGTTTGAAACCATTGGTAGAGAACGATGTCATTGCAGATGTTAGGTTAGCATCAGCGGAATCTGACTATCAAGTCGCAAAAGCAGGACTGGATCAAGCTGCTGCA contains:
- a CDS encoding chloride channel protein, producing the protein MQKISNRNFLIVLAFVVGIVGGLAAALLKGLTHFIAAKLQDDLEWHFKYSLYLIFPLIGIFLSVLYVRKFIKGKKLEHGITPIIYAISRRSSRIDLHNIYSQIVTSAITVGFGGSSGLEAPIAYSGSAIGSNIGRFFGLSYKEVTMLLACGAAAGISGAFNSPVAGMVFAIEILLPEFSIPVFIPLLISSALAAVISRILYSEPLFHTAATDWEVSSIFFYILLAVLVGLYTIYFSKISQVVKNWFSKIKNPYNKVWVSGISLGVMIFVFPALYGEGYLTIQQILDGHFNSIVKNSLFSDYRDMAWVVVCYTVLVLFGKSFASLFTINGGGNGGIFGPSLVMGGLIGFAFAYGMNQTGFVQLNVPNFVMAGMAAALAGIMHAPLTGIFLIAEITGGYTLMVPLMLVASISYLINRGVMKHSVYTKVLAESGDLLSYKDKDRTVLSMMKLRYVLETNFVVLRPDQTPLDRQSDILHSKRNIFPIVDEKGKLLGILYSERLFSILLGEEEGRDKTFATLAQKPNDIIIETENMEHVMTKMNKEDVWILPVVNKDEQYLGFISKSSVFNKYRGLLIRQGQYLE
- a CDS encoding S46 family peptidase encodes the protein MLNFIKAGIIAAFLTTGTVIIPNAIPDEGMFPLSELGKAGLKKAGLKISEKEIYNPGQIGLVDALVQVSGCSGSFVSPNGLIITNHHCAFSAVQLASTPEHNYLENGFVANSHEQEIEAKGLNIRITDSYEDVSQRILEAVANVTDPSQRIDIITNKRKEIAKEAEAQDPTIKAEVSEMFIGKSYVLFKYKTIEDVRLVYIPRQNIGEFGGETDNWVWPRHTGDFSFLRAYVAKDGSSAKYSKDNVPYKPKKHLKVNPKGVNENDFVFILGYPGRTFRHRPAQYIEYQQQYLLPYTSELYDFQNQQMLLAGKDDKATELALATRIKRNANVMKNYRGKLKGLRNIDLVNTKIKEDEELAKFIENDAALKAQYGSLMKDIGQHYGLVFQNAEKELWYNNIYSGIRSLQFASLTNSFQDAINKELSSKRKEELYKANIDNFKKQLAGLYESFNLNVDKSIASSMFAQAYQLKDGNALPFVAAHKFSNEQAASDYISKAIEDSKLSNQEYFENTVLKDVNSFLKYSDDLMKFQKELETEMQPFYAEQKRREGNLNKLMADYIAVKEKFQSKSFIPDANSTLRLTFGNIKGYSPADATYMEPFTTVKGIIEKGNSGLNEFTYPEAIKTNWLDKNFGNYFKKDLNDVPVNILYNMDTTGGNSGSPIMNAYGELIGVNFDRAYDATINDFAWNESYSRSIGVDIRYVLWIADKVDNAQFIIQEMGVK